One Burkholderiales bacterium genomic window, CGGTGTCACCGATCCGGGTGGTTGTTTCGCAGTGCTGGAGCAAATGGAGAAGCAAGACATGCCTCTACTGGTGCATGGTGAAGTAACGGACCCAAGAGTGGATATTTTCGACCGCGAGAAAGTGTTCATCGAGCGCGTTTTGTCACAGATCACGCAACGCTTTCCTCGGCTGCGAATCGTATTCGAACATATCACTACGAGCGAGGCGGTGGAGTATGTAACACGTGCGTCAGATAATGTCGCGGCAACGATTACCGCTCACCATTTGCTGCTCAATCGCAACGCGATGTTTTTCGGCGGCCTGCGTCCGCACCATTATTGTTTGCCGCTGTTAAAGAGGGAAACACACCGGCAATCGCTCATCAAAGCGGCGACCAGCGGTAATCCTAAATTTTTCTTGGGAAGCGACAGCGCTCCGCATTCAAAAAACGCCAAACAAGCAGCGTGCGGCTGTGCGGGAATTTATTCCGCGCATGCGGCAATCGAACTTTATGCCGAAGCCTTTGAACAAGCCGGCGCACTGGACAAGCTTGAGGCATTCGCAAGCTTGCACGGCGCCGATTTTTACCGGCTGCCGCGAAATAGTCAGAAAACTGTACTTGTCAGGCGCAGATGGAAAGTACCCGACTCCCTGCGTTTCGGGAAACAAAGCCTGGTGCCGTTGCGCGCTGGTGAATTTGTCGACTGGCGCCTGGTTTAGCAACGCATGTAGTTAGGCAGTTGAAAGCTGCGTACACCGCGGCATTCGTCGCGCCAATATCAAGCAACGGACAAGTTCTGTGAGCAGAGGGTTATTCCAACCCGCGAACATGCACACGATTTCATGGAAACGCTGGAATAGTTGGTTCCACACCGCGCGACGCTGCTTCCGGATGGCCCTTTTCAACGAGTTCGTGTATTTGTTCAACTTTGCGCGCAGGAACGTCTATCATCATGAGAATCTTTCCATCCGCGATGTCTTTTTCAAACATCTGGAGCTTCGAATTCGGAACCGCGCTAGCCACCAGGCTGGAAATCCAGGCGCCTATAAGAGCGCCAATTAAAGTCGCGATCAACACCGTTATCAATTGCAGGGTTTCACCTTCGGGCGGCGCAAATATAATCAAAATACCGACCGCCGCGCCCCCGACACCGCCCAGGATGAGTCCCAATTCCGCACCGTGCACAATGTCGGTCTTTTGCAAGGCGTTCGCCTCGTGCAGATCTCCCATTGGAGTGCCGCGTCGCGCCAGACAGTGGATATGGGTTTCTTGGATGCGTGCCAGCAAAAGATCATTCATCGTTTGCTGGGCACTCGCAACATCCGGAAGGATAAAATACAGTCTTCTTCTCATATGAACCTCCGTTGCAGTCAAGCTGGAAATTTCTTAACCACACTCACATTCGAGCGCTCAATTCGACGAAAAGTTGCGCGCTGTCGTGCTCTTTTAAGTTGTAAGATGATTTTAGTACTCTAGAAGTGGTGCGCGGATCCGATTATGTCGCATTCACAATCGCGCATTTTGCCACCCTGTGAAACTTTCCCCGTGTTAACATTAAATTTGAAGCTGGCCAGACAGTCGCTGTACGTATGTTCCATATGTATAGAGGAAAGTCCGGGCTCCGCAGAGCAGGATGCCGGCTAACGGCCGGACGCCGCAAGGCGATGAAAAGGGCCACAGAGACGAGTCGCAGCCGACGCGATCCGCGCCGCTGCGGGTGAAACGAGGTAACCTCCATCCGGGGCAAGACCAAGTAGGGAAGCGATGACGTGGCTCGCGTAGCTTCCGGGTAGGTTGCTTGAGCGTGCGAGCAATTACACGCCTAGAGAAATGACTGTCGAGGGAGCCATCCCTAACAGAACCCGGCTTATCGGCCAGCTTCTTCCAATTTCCCCAGTTTTCCCTTTAATTCTCATCGGCGCTCGACATTGCGCAGCTGTTCCCCGGTTTTCGTGCAATTCTCACCCATCTAATTATTTATAAAGGGGAATTGCGCAAGTTAGACGAAACATCACTTAAGTATTTGTCGCAAAAAAGAAAAGGCTTGATCTTATGCTTGACCTCTTGTTTTTTTTAATCTAGAGTGGGAAATAGTAGTAAAAGATGGGTTTCACAGCAAAATCCGAATCATATTTTGGGGGGAGTATGTTTCAGGGAGCGTCAACGATCAATTTGGACGCGAAAGGCCGCCTCGCCGTCCCGACGCGACATCGTGACGCTCTGCAAAATCAAAGCACGGGAAAACTCGTGCTAACTGCGCACCCCGACAGCTGCCTCCTCCTTTATCCCTACGCAGCTTGGGAACCGATTCGAGTAAAAGTTATGGGCTTCCCAAGCCTGGACCGCCAGGCAAGCCTCTGGAAGCGCTTATTGGTTGGATTTGCCGAAGAGGTGGAGCTTGACGCAGCGGGACGCGTGCTGATTTCTCCCGAGCTTCGAACTTTTGCGGCTCTCGAGAAACGCGTGATGATGGTCGGCCAAGGCAGCCATTTTGAAATATGGAACCTGGAAGCCTGGAATAAACAACTGGAGCAACTTACAACGCAAAACAACAACACGCTGCCACCAGGCATGGAGAATTTTTCGCTCTGAGTTCGTAAATGAACTCACAGCATATAGCAGTTCTGTTGGATGAAGCGATCAGGGCGCTTAACGTACGGCCTGACGGAGTTTACGTGGATTGTACTTTCGGACAGGGCGGCCATAGCCGTGCAGTTCTGGGAAAACTCGCGGCTAACGGACGCCTGATTGCGCTGGATAGAGATATGACGGCGGTTGCCGCAGGGCGCGCGATTACCGATGCTCGTTTTTGCATTGTGCACGGCGCGTTTGGCGCATTGCGCCAAACGCTTCGGGAACTGAATGTACATCAGGTGGACGGAGTGTTGTTGGATCTTGGGGTGTCTGCACCGCAGCTACAACAAGCGGCGCGCGGCTTCAGCTTCCGCATTGACGGGCCGCTCGATATGCGCATGGATACCACTCGCGGGCAAACGGTCGCGCAGTGGCTGGCTCGCGCGTCCGAAGAGGAGATCAGGGAGGTCATAGAAGAATATGGCGAGGAACGGTTTGCTAAACAGATTGCAAGAAAGATTGTTGCGGATCGAGCGCGGGGACCTATTAGTACCACACGGCAGCTTGCCCAGATCGTGGCAAAAGCCGTTCGCACGCGCGAGCCAAACCAGGACCCGGCGACGCGCACATTTCAAGCTCTACGGATTTACATCAATCAGGAGCTCGAGGAATTGTCGATAGCATTGCCGCAGGTGGTGCAAGTGCTTCGACCATTCGGCAGGTTGGTTGTCATCAGCTTTCACTCGCTTGAAGACCGGTTAGTGAAGCGTTTTATGCGTGACATGGCGAAATCCGATTCTTTACCCGAGAAGTTGCCAATACGAGCCTCGGATATGGAGCAACCCCAATTGCGCGTGATCGGGAGGCCGATCAGACCCAGCACGCAGGAAATTCGGGCTAATCCTCGCGCGCGCAGCGCGGTAATGCGCATTGCCGAGCGTACGCAAACAACAAGAAATCCGGGCGCGGCAAGCCTGGGTGAAACTCTTTAACAATCTCAGCCGTGACCAGACTGAACCTCTTATTGGCGCTTATAACCATAGCCTGTGCGCTGGGTGTCGTGACATCGCAGCACAAAGCGCGCAACTTGTTTGCGGAACTGCAGAAGCAACAAGAATTATCGAGTCAACTTGACGTGGAATGGGGACAACTTCAGCTTGAGCAGAGCACTTGGGCGACGCACGCGCGCATTGAAAAGATCGCCAGTCGAATTTTGCAAATGCACGTGCCCGATGCCAAGCATACCCAAGTGATCACGCGCGAGCCTATTCCAGCGGGGAGATCGCATGAATAGCCACGCCAACCCCGCCCTGAGGCTAAGACTGCCGGCGTGGCGGGCGCGCATGGTTCTGCTTGCGGTAATGGCCTGGTTTTGCGTCCTCGCCGGACGCGCATTTTACCTGCAAGGTATGCATAACGATTTTCTGCAGCAAGAAGGAGACGCCCGCTACAGCCGCGTAATCGAAATCACGGCCCACCGCGGGATGATTACTGATCGCTCCGGCGAGCCGCTGGCGATCAGTACGCCAGTGGAATCAGTATGGGCGAGCCCGGCCGACGTCGAGATCACGCCCCAAAAACAGAAGCAGTTGGCAAGATTGCTCGGAATCGACAACACCGAGATCAGCAAACGCCTGCATGAACGTGACCGGGAATTCGTGTACCTGAAGCGCCAGCTTTCCCCGGAAGATGCAGCCAAAATCGTGCAGCTGGGAATTCCCGGCGTGTTTTTGCAGCGCGAGTATCGACGTTATTACCCGGCAGGCGAGGTCATGGCGCATTTGTTGGGATTCACCGATATAGATGACAACGGCCAGGAAGGGCTGGAGCTTGCGTATCAGGATTGGCTTGCCGGCAAGCCGGGCAGCCGCCGCGTCATCAAGGACCGGCTCGGACACATCGTCGAAGACGTGGAGAGCATCAAAGTCCCACAGGAAGGGCACGCGCTCACGCTCAGCATAGACGGCAAAATTCAGTATCTCGCCTACCGCGAGATTAAGCAGGCGGTGGAAATGCAGCGCGCCAGGGCCGGTGGAATTGTGGTGCTGGATGCTAGGACCGGCGAAGTGCTGGCGCTGGCTAGCGTGCCTTCTTACAACCCCAACAACCGCACTAAGTTTAATCCGCGGCGCACACGCAACCGGGTTATCACTGATTTATTCGAGCCGGGTTCCACCCTCAAGCCGTTTACCATTGCGGCTGCGCTGGAAGCGGGAGTAGTCACGCCAAACAGCGTGATTGAAACTGCCCCTGGGGAATTCAACGTGGGCAACGCGACCATTCACGATGCGCACCGCGAAGGGGCGCTGACGGTGGCGCAAATCATACAGAAATCAAGCAATATCGGCGCGGCGAAAATTGCGCTGTCGTTGACGTCGCAATCACTGTGGAACATTTTCAACCGCGTCGGGTTCGGTACGACGCCGCGCTCGGGGTTTCCGGGGGAGGCGTCCGGAAAACTGCGTTCCTATAAAACCTGGCGACCGATTGAGCAGGCAACCATGTCCTACGGCCATGGCATTTCGGTGAGCCTCATACAGTTGGCACGAGCCTATACGATTTTCGCAACCGACGGCAAATTGCTTCCCCTATCCCTGTTGAAGCTGAACTCGGCGCCGAGCGGCAACCGGGTCATTTCGGCGGCAACTGCGCGCGCGGTGCGCAACATGCTGGAACTGGTCGTGGAACCGGGTGGCACCGCACCGCGCGCGCAGATACTCGGTTATCGCGTCGCCGGGAAGACCGGAACTGCTCACAAACTCGAAGATGGAAGCTATGTTGGTGATCGCTACGTGTCTTCGTTTGTTGGAATGGCACCTGCTTCAGCCCCGCGCTTGATCGTTGCCGTGATGCTGGATGAACCCTCGGCTGGCGAATATTACGGCGGGATTGTCGCCGCGCCGGTATTCAGCCGAGTTACGGCGGGAGCCCTGCGTTCGCTGGATATTCCGCCCGATGCGCCAGCCAACACCGTTTTACCGCCTGCTGATCTGCCTGTGGTGAAGGAGGAAGTATGAGTTGCGGACCGGCAGACGCCACGGACGTGGAAGCCAACGTCTTTCAGCGCTTGGGCGTAAAAGTGCAGCGTCTGGCCACCGACAGCCGCAAAGTGCAAGCAGGGGATACGTTTTTGGCGTATCCGGGCGAAACGTTAGACGGGCGCAAATTCATTGCGCAAGCGATCGCGGAGGGCGCGAATTCAGTGCTGTGGGAAAGCGAAAGTTTTGACTGGAAACCTGAATGGCATGTGGCGAATCTGGGCGTCAGGGGGTTGCGCAACAAGATTGGCGGACTTGCAAGTTACATATACGGTCAGCCGTCGCAGAAACTCTGGGTCATTGGGGTCACCGGCACCAACGGTAAAACCTCATGCAGCCACTGGATTGCGCAATGCTTGACACAACTCGGAAAAAAAACCGCAGTGCTGGGAACACTCGGTAATGGTTTTCTCGACACGCTGGAGCCTAGTCTCAATGCGACGCCCGATGCGGTGTTATTGCAGGCGCAGTTGGCAAATTTCGTGGAACAGGGGGCGCAGTGCGTGGCCATTGAGGTTTCTTCGCACAGCCTGGTGCAGGGACGGGTCAACGGCGTGGAATTTGATATCGCGTTGTTCACCAATCTTTCGCGCGACCATCTGGACTATCACGGCAACATGAAGGCTTATGCCGCGGCCAAAGCCAGGCTATTTCATTGGCCCAGTCTGCAGTACGCCATCATCAACATCGACGATCGTTTTGGCGAGGAGCTCGCCGGCGACCTGAAGCAAGCACCGGTAACGGTTCTCGGTTACGGCCTGGGGAAAGGCCAAATTTCCGGTCACCACTTAAATTTGAGCAAGCACGGGCTGAACCTGGAAATTGTTACGTCGTGGGGCCAGGCGAAGTTGCAAAGTCGCATGCTCGGCGCCTTTAACGCAAGCAATTTGTTGGGCGTGCTTGCGACACTGCTCGCGAGCGAAGTACCTCTGGTGGATGCGGTACGGGTGTTGGGCGAAGTGCGGGCAGTTCGCGGGCGCCTGCAAATGTTGAGCGAGAAGGGCAAGCCGACGGTAGTCGTGGATTACGCGCACACCCCCGATGCGCTGGAAAAGGTGCTGCACGTGCTGCGTGGAATTTTAAACGGCGGGGGAAAGGCGAAATTAATCTGCGTGTTTGGCTGCGGCGGTGAACGCGACCGCGGCAAACGCGCGCTGATGGGGGAAGTGGCGTCGCGTTTAGCGGACTTTTCGATTGTTACCAACGATAACCCGCGTGGCGAAGCGCCGAGCGCGATTATTGAGGACATCGTGAGCGGCATGCAGCCTAATCACCGTGTAATCGAAGACCGGGCCGTGGCGATCGAGCGCGCGATAGCTGAGGCGAACGAACGCGACCTCGTGCTGATCGCCGGCAAGGGACACGAAATGCATCAGGAGATCAACGGAGTGAAATTGCCGTTCAACGACCTCGAGGTGGCGAAAAACGCGCTGCATCAGAAAGCTTAATAAGCTCCATGCTTGATTTGCAGCAAGCGGCGGCGGCGATAAGCGCAGTTGTAAAAGGAGAAAATGTGACATTTTCTGCAGTGAGCTCGGATACGCGTACCCTGAAAAGCGGAGAGCTTTTCGTCGCGCTCAAAGGCGAGCACTACGATGGTCGCGATTTTCTGGTTCAGGCGCGTCAAAAAGGCGCCGTCGCCGCGCTGGTCGCCGAAGCAGAACCTGCAAATATTAGCGGATTGCCGCTGCTCGTTGTAAAAGATACGCGCGCATCGCTGGGAATGCTCGCGGCGTATTGGCGCAGCCGCTTTGACATTCCCGTTGTCGGGTTGACCGGCAGCAACGGCAAGACCACGGTTAAAGAGATGCTTGCAAGCATCTTGCGCATGGCCGCGGGATCACCGCATGCGGTACTCGCGACCCGCGGCAACCTCAACAACGACATCGGCGTACCACTTACCTTGCTGGAAATGCGCAGCCACCATCGTTATGCCGTCATTGAAATGGGTACCAACCATCCCGGAGAAATTTCCTATTTGACCCGCCTGACGAAACCTGATGTCGCGCTGGTAAATAATGCCGCGCGTGCCCATCTTTCAGGTTTGATTTCAGTGGAGCAGGTGGCGCGCGCCAAGGGCGAGATATTTGAAGGATTGTCCAAAAACGGCGTGGCGGTGATCAACGCCGACGATCAATACGCGGAATTGTGGCGCAGGTCTTGTGCGGACAGACGCGTTCTCGATTTCGGCTTCGACCGTCCTGCGGCGATCAGTGCGCGCTGCGCGCTGCGCGGCAGTGGAGCGGATCTCGAAGTGGAAACCGGCGCGGGTGAAATTCATATCAAGTTGCAAGTCGCCGGACAGCATAACGCCAGGAACGCTCTTGCTGCAGCCACTTGCGCGCTGGCTCTGGGTATCAAGCGCGAAGCAATCAGCGCCGGACTTTCCGCATTCGCCGGAGTCAAAGGAAGGCTGCAGCGCAAGCGCGGCAAAAGCGGCGCGCTGTTAATTGACGACACCTACAACGCCAACCCCGAGTCGGTGCGCGCCGCGGTAGACGTATTAAGCGCAGAAGCAGGGAAAAAAGTTCTGGTGCTGGGGGATATGGGGGAACTCGGCACACAGGGTCCGGCTTTGCATGAAGAAATTGGAACGCAGGCAAAAGACGCCGGTATCGACGTGCTGTATACGCTGGGCGAACTTGCGGCTGGCGCGGCACTGCAATTCGGCAAAGGGGGAAGGCATTTTACACAGATCGAGGAACTGCTCGCCGAAGTTGAGAAACTGCTAGCCCCGGATGTCGCGGTGCTGGTCAAAGGCTCACGCTTCATGCGAATGGAAAGAATAGTGGAAAGGTTGGCCGCTGAATGATTGGCTGTGATCCGGGTTTAACGCCCAAAAACGGAGTTGGAGTATGTTGCTTGCGTTAGCACAATGGCTTGCCCAGGACATGCGCGCATTCAACGTGTTCAATTACATCACGTTGCGCGCCGTGCTGGCGACGCTGACGGCATTGCTGATTTCTTTCGTCGTCGGTCCGGCGATGATTAAAAAGCTCACCGCCTATAAAATCGGGCAAGCGGTGCGTGACGATGGCCCAAGCTCGCATCTGAGCAAAGTCGGCACGCCGACCATGGGCGGCGCCTTGATTCTGGTGTCCATCGCATCGACTAGTTTGTTGTGGGCGGATTTGCGCAACCGTTTTATTTGGGTGACGCTGCTGGTCACGCTGGGCTTCGGCCTGATTGGCTGGGTCGACGATTATCGAAAAGTCGTGCGGCGCGATCCGCATGGGCTATCGGCGCGGAGCAAGTTTTTCTGGCAGTCGTTGATCGGTCTTGCCGCCGCGCTGTTTCTTGCTTTTAGCGCCACCTTGCCGGCGCAAACGATTTTCATTGTGCCGTTCTTCAAGCATGTCGCCTACCCGCTCGGCACCATCGGGTTTGTCTTCATGACATATTTGGTTATCGTGGGGTCAAGCAATGCGGTGAACCTCACCGACGGACTGGATGGTCTGGCCATCATGCCAACGGTGATGGTCGGCAGTGCACTCGGTGTGTTCGCTTATGTGGCCGGTCACGCGATATTTTCCAAATATCTCGGCTTTCCCTACATCCCCGGTGCCGGAGAGTTAACGGTATTTTGCGCCGCTCTCGCCGGCGCGGGATTGGCTTTCCTGTGGTTTAACGTCTATCCGGCGGAAGTGTTCATGGGCGATGTGGGTGCCCTGGGGCTCGGCGCCGCTCTCGGCGTGGTGGCGGTGATCGTGCGCCAGGAAATTGTCCTATTCATCATGGGCGGCGTGTTTGTGGTGGAAACGCTTTCTGTGGTGCTGCAGGTGGCCTCATTTAAATTGACCGGGAAACGCATATTCCGCATGGCACCGCTGCACCACCACTATGAATTAAAGGGCTGGAAAGAAAACCAGGTGGTGGTGCGCTTCTGGATCATCACCATGATGCTGGTTTTAATCGGTCTTTCCACGCTCAAACTGCGCTAACGGAAATGAATATTGAACTTTCGGGAAAAAGGATTTTAGTGCTGGGACTGGGCGACAGTGGCTTGTCCATGACGCGCTGGCTTCACCGTCACGGCGCGCAGGTGCGTGTGGCTGACAGTCGCAAATATCCCCCGCATGCGGAACAACTCGCCCGCGAAATGCCGCTCGTGGCGCTGGAGACGGGCACCTTCCGCAGCACCAGTTTCAATGGAATAGACGTGATTGCAATCAGCCCCGGCGTTGCCCTCCGGGAGCCTCGGGTTTCTGAGGCTCTTAACGCCGGGGTTTTTGTTGTGGGGGATGTGGAGCTATTTGCGCAGGCTCTCAAATCGCATGCTGAGACCAAGGTGATTGCTATAACGGGCTCCAACGGCAAGAGCACCGTGACCAGCATGGTGGGCGCGATGAGCCGGTCTGCCGGAATCAACACCGTGGTTGCGGGCAACATCGGTCTTCCGGTGCTGGATGCGTTGGCGCAGGTGGAAACGGCACTTAGCCACGGGAAAACTGCGCCCGATCTGTTCGTACTGGAGCTGTCCAGCTTCCAGCTGGAAACAACTTATAGCCTCGATGCCAGCGCAGCAACGGTATTGAACCTGTGTCAGGACCATCTGGACCGTTATGACAGCATGCACGAATACGCGGCAGCGAAGGCGCGCATTTTCTCGGGTCACGGGGTGCAGGTTGTGAACCGCGACGACGAAATCAGCGGGCGCCTTGCCGATCCCGCGCGAACTGTTCTGAATTTTGGTCTGGGGGAACCCGGTGGCGACCGGGAGTGGGGCATGGTTGTTTCCGGTGGAGAACCGTGGCTTGCGCAGGGCGAAATGAAACTAATGCCGCTTGGAGAATTGCCGCTCGCCGGTTCGCACAACGCAGCCAACGCGTTAGCCGCACTGGCGCTGTGTCGGGCGTGCGACATGGAATATGCGCCGCTGCTTGTGGCGCTCAAGAAATTTACAGGATTGCCGCATCGTATGCAAAAGGTGGCTGAAATCCGCGGCGTGGCGTTTTACGACGATTCGAAAGGCACCAATGTTGGCGCTACCGTCGCAGCGCTTTCGGGTATTGAGAAAAAAGCTGTGCTGGTTGCCGGCGGAGACGGCAAGGGTCAGGACTTTTCTCCGCTTAAATCGGCTATCGCCGCTCATGCCCGCGCGGTGGTGCTCATCGGTCGCGATGCGGACAAGATCGCCAAAGCCATTGCCGGCTGCGGCATACCGCTGCTGCGCGCCGCCGACATGGAAGACGCGGTGCTACTGGCTTTCAGCAAAGCGCAGCCGGGCGATGCGGTGCTGCTTTCGCCCGCTTGCGCGAGTTTTGACATGTTCCGCGATTATGAGCATCGAGCCGAAGTTTTCTCGCGCGCAGTCCAGGGTTTGCAAACTCAGCTCAAGGTTGGAGCGAATTAGATGGCCTACCAGCTGCAGAAAAAGCGCGCACCGCTCCAAGCATATGACGAATCGCTCGTTTGGGTGACGCTGTCGCTGCTGGGCCTAGGGCTGGTGATGGTGTATTCCGCATCGATTGCGATTGCCGAGGCCGGCAAATGGCATCAGCCGACATATTTTCTGATACGCCACGCGCTGTTTATCGGAGTCGGCGTCGCCCTGGGAGGGATGGCATATCAATTGCCGATGCGCCTTTGGCAACGCATGTCTCGTTACCTGTTCTTGCTAGGCGCGAGCCTGCTGGTACTGGTGCTGATACCCGGTATTGGTCGGGAAGTCAACGGCGGGCAACGATGGCTGCCGCTGTTTTTCGTTAACCTGCAGCCATCCGAATTCATGAAACTGGTAGTGGTGATTTATGCGGCCGATTACACGGTTCGCAAGGCTGCCTACATGCACAGCTTGCGCCGCGGTTTCCTGCCCATGTTGCTGGTGATGCTGCTGATCGGAGGGCTCTTGCTGCAGGAGCCGGATTTTGGCGCATTCGCAGTTATTGCCGCGATCGCAATGGCAATCCTGTTTCTGGGTGGAATGAACTGGAAGCTTTTTGCCGGATTGATCGTCATGCTTGTAATCGGTTTCCTGCTGTTAATCTGGACTTCGCCTTACCGCATGCAGCGCGTTGTCGGCTTCATGGATCCTTGGGCCGATCCTTTTGGCACCGGATACCAATTGAGCCATGCGTTGATTGCTTTCGGACGCGGTGAATGGTTGGGCGTCGGGCTTGGGGGCAGCGTTGAAAAACTGCTTTACCTGCCGGAGGCGTATACCGATTTTCTGCTCGCTGTGATCGCGGAAGAACTTGGATTCGCTGGCGTCATTGCAGTCATCGCATTGTTTGCGTGGCTGGTGATGCGGGCATTCGCCGTTGGCCGTCAGGCGACTTACTTGGAACGCTATTTTCCCGCGCTGGTGGCGCAAGGCATCGGCGTATGGATCGCTGTGCAGGCGATCATCAATATAGGAGTCAACATGGGCGTGCTGCCGACCAAAGGTTTGACTTTGCCACTCATGAGCTTTGGCGGCAGCGGAATGGTTGCAAACTGTATTGCAATTGCATTGTTACTGCGAGTGGATTGGGAGAATCGCCAGCTGATGCGGGGGAAACCGGTATAGATGAGCCGCACGATCTTAATCATGGCGGGAGGCACCGGCGGCCATGTGTTTCCCGCGTTGGCCGTGGCGGAGTATTTGAAGCAGCAGGGATGGCGCGTGGTATGGCTGGGCACGCGCAAAGGCATGGAGGCAAAGTTGGTTGCGCAGCAAGGATATGACATGGCATGGGTGAATTTCTCGGGAGTGAGAGGAAAGGGCGCGTTGCGCTTTTTGTTGCTGCCGATTGAGCTTTTGGTTGCGCTCTGGCAGTCGGCCCGCGTGATTTTCAGGCAGCGGCCGGATGTGGTTCTGGGCATGGGCGGTTACGTCGCTTTCCCCGGGGGAATGACGGCTTCCCTGTTGAACAGGCCGCTGTTGATTCACGAGCAGAATTCGATCGCGGGGTTGGCTAACAAAGTGCTGGCAAAACTCGCAGACCGAGTTTTAGTGGCGTTCCCTGGCGCATTCGGTGCCGCAAAACCCGCCAATCAAATAGTCACTGGCAATCCGGTGCGTAGCAGTATCGTTGCTCTTGCGCCGCCTCAAGCGCGCTATGCCGATCGTACCGGGAATTTGCGCTTGCTGGTCATTGGAGGAAGCTTGGGGGCGGAGGTTCTCAATACAACCGTGCCGCCTGCGCTGGCGCTTCTGCCGGCGCAGTCCCGGCCGATCGTTACGCATCAATCAGGCGCACGGCATCTGGCCGCGCTCAAGGAGGGCTATGCCCGCGCGGGCGTCGAGGCCCGCGTTGAGCCCTTCATCGACGACATGGCGCGCTGCTATGCGAAATCCGATTTGGTGATCTGCCGCGCGGGTGCGATCACAGTTTCTGAAATTGCCGCTGCGGGCATCGCCAGCATCCTGGTGCCCTTTCCGTACGCGGCAGACGATCACCAGACGCACAACGCTCGCTTCCTATCGGAGCGCGGCGCGGCGTGGCTGCTGCCGCAAAGCGAGTTGAGCCCGAGCTCGCTCGCCGACCTATTGCGGGGGATTAGCCGCGAGCAATTGCTGCAAGCCGCGAGCCGTGCTCGGGAGCTTGGGAAACCGGATGCCACCCAGTCGGTGGC contains:
- the murF gene encoding UDP-N-acetylmuramoyl-tripeptide--D-alanyl-D-alanine ligase, whose translation is MLDLQQAAAAISAVVKGENVTFSAVSSDTRTLKSGELFVALKGEHYDGRDFLVQARQKGAVAALVAEAEPANISGLPLLVVKDTRASLGMLAAYWRSRFDIPVVGLTGSNGKTTVKEMLASILRMAAGSPHAVLATRGNLNNDIGVPLTLLEMRSHHRYAVIEMGTNHPGEISYLTRLTKPDVALVNNAARAHLSGLISVEQVARAKGEIFEGLSKNGVAVINADDQYAELWRRSCADRRVLDFGFDRPAAISARCALRGSGADLEVETGAGEIHIKLQVAGQHNARNALAAATCALALGIKREAISAGLSAFAGVKGRLQRKRGKSGALLIDDTYNANPESVRAAVDVLSAEAGKKVLVLGDMGELGTQGPALHEEIGTQAKDAGIDVLYTLGELAAGAALQFGKGGRHFTQIEELLAEVEKLLAPDVAVLVKGSRFMRMERIVERLAAE
- the mraY gene encoding phospho-N-acetylmuramoyl-pentapeptide-transferase codes for the protein MLLALAQWLAQDMRAFNVFNYITLRAVLATLTALLISFVVGPAMIKKLTAYKIGQAVRDDGPSSHLSKVGTPTMGGALILVSIASTSLLWADLRNRFIWVTLLVTLGFGLIGWVDDYRKVVRRDPHGLSARSKFFWQSLIGLAAALFLAFSATLPAQTIFIVPFFKHVAYPLGTIGFVFMTYLVIVGSSNAVNLTDGLDGLAIMPTVMVGSALGVFAYVAGHAIFSKYLGFPYIPGAGELTVFCAALAGAGLAFLWFNVYPAEVFMGDVGALGLGAALGVVAVIVRQEIVLFIMGGVFVVETLSVVLQVASFKLTGKRIFRMAPLHHHYELKGWKENQVVVRFWIITMMLVLIGLSTLKLR
- the murD gene encoding UDP-N-acetylmuramoyl-L-alanine--D-glutamate ligase: MNIELSGKRILVLGLGDSGLSMTRWLHRHGAQVRVADSRKYPPHAEQLAREMPLVALETGTFRSTSFNGIDVIAISPGVALREPRVSEALNAGVFVVGDVELFAQALKSHAETKVIAITGSNGKSTVTSMVGAMSRSAGINTVVAGNIGLPVLDALAQVETALSHGKTAPDLFVLELSSFQLETTYSLDASAATVLNLCQDHLDRYDSMHEYAAAKARIFSGHGVQVVNRDDEISGRLADPARTVLNFGLGEPGGDREWGMVVSGGEPWLAQGEMKLMPLGELPLAGSHNAANALAALALCRACDMEYAPLLVALKKFTGLPHRMQKVAEIRGVAFYDDSKGTNVGATVAALSGIEKKAVLVAGGDGKGQDFSPLKSAIAAHARAVVLIGRDADKIAKAIAGCGIPLLRAADMEDAVLLAFSKAQPGDAVLLSPACASFDMFRDYEHRAEVFSRAVQGLQTQLKVGAN
- the ftsW gene encoding putative lipid II flippase FtsW, producing the protein MAYQLQKKRAPLQAYDESLVWVTLSLLGLGLVMVYSASIAIAEAGKWHQPTYFLIRHALFIGVGVALGGMAYQLPMRLWQRMSRYLFLLGASLLVLVLIPGIGREVNGGQRWLPLFFVNLQPSEFMKLVVVIYAADYTVRKAAYMHSLRRGFLPMLLVMLLIGGLLLQEPDFGAFAVIAAIAMAILFLGGMNWKLFAGLIVMLVIGFLLLIWTSPYRMQRVVGFMDPWADPFGTGYQLSHALIAFGRGEWLGVGLGGSVEKLLYLPEAYTDFLLAVIAEELGFAGVIAVIALFAWLVMRAFAVGRQATYLERYFPALVAQGIGVWIAVQAIINIGVNMGVLPTKGLTLPLMSFGGSGMVANCIAIALLLRVDWENRQLMRGKPV
- the murG gene encoding undecaprenyldiphospho-muramoylpentapeptide beta-N-acetylglucosaminyltransferase — translated: MSRTILIMAGGTGGHVFPALAVAEYLKQQGWRVVWLGTRKGMEAKLVAQQGYDMAWVNFSGVRGKGALRFLLLPIELLVALWQSARVIFRQRPDVVLGMGGYVAFPGGMTASLLNRPLLIHEQNSIAGLANKVLAKLADRVLVAFPGAFGAAKPANQIVTGNPVRSSIVALAPPQARYADRTGNLRLLVIGGSLGAEVLNTTVPPALALLPAQSRPIVTHQSGARHLAALKEGYARAGVEARVEPFIDDMARCYAKSDLVICRAGAITVSEIAAAGIASILVPFPYAADDHQTHNARFLSERGAAWLLPQSELSPSSLADLLRGISREQLLQAASRARELGKPDATQSVARQCMELAHEA